A region of the Fodinicurvata sediminis DSM 21159 genome:
CTTCTCGACAGGCTCGCTCTTCACGCCCATGTAGTAAAGCAGTGGCACGGCAACCCCGACACTCGAGAATGTGCCGATTACAATGCCCCAGATCAGGCCTGCCGTGAATCCGCGAATCACTTCACCGCCAAAGAAGTAGAGCGAGAACAGGGCCAACAGGGTTGTCAGCGAAGTCATCAAGGTTCTGGACAGCGTATCGTTCAAGGCCTTGTTGAGAACCTCGCTGATCGGCAGCTTCTTGTACTTTCTCGCCGATTCCCTGACGCGGTCGAAAATAACGACGGTATCGTTGATTGAATAACCGGCAATGGTAAGCACTGCGGCCAGGGTCGCCAGATTGAATTCAATCTGCGTAACGGTGAAAAAGCCGATCGTCGCAATCACGTCATGCACCAATGCCAGCAGAGCTGCCGCAGCAAACTGCCACTCGAAACGAAACCAGACGTATACCGCGATCCCCAGCAAGGCCAAAAGGGTTGCAAGCGTTCCAGCTTCACGGAGTTCTGCCCCAACCTTCGGGCCGACAAATTCAGTGCGTCGGTAATTGACGACCACATCATCGATTTCAGACTTCACTCTCTCGATGGCTTCCTGCTGCGCTTCCGCATCTCCGTCCTGCCGCTGGATATTGATCAGGATATCATTGGGGGCCCCAAATTCCTGCAGCGTCACTTCGCCTAGATCCAGAGCTCCGAGACGTGAGCGCAATTCCGGTAGATCCGCAGGACCGTCGGTTTCGATCTCGATCAAGGTCCCGCCCCTGAAATCGATACCGAAGTTCAGTCCAATCGCGGCAAAGCAAATGATCGATCCGGTCATGATCAAGGCCGCAACCGCCAACGTCACGCGGCGGGCGTTGAGAAACTTGATGCGCGAATTTTCGGGAAAGAAGCGTATGAGGGCCATTAAGAATATCGCTCTATCAGATTGGCAGCTGCTTGGGACGGCGACTGCGCAGCCAGCCCACGATTATGGCACGGGTCACCATGATGGCTGTGAACATCGAAGTTACAAGACCGATCGCGAGCGTGATGGCAAACCCCTTGATTGGGCCGGTTCCGAAAACGAACAGCAATACAGCAGCAATCAGAGTGGTTACATTACCGTCAATGATGGCCGATAGCGCTTGTCGGTACCCTGTATCGATTGCTGAGACGGGTCCGCGGCCATTGCGAACCTCTTCTCGAATGCGTTCGAAGATAAGCACGTTCGCGTCAACGGCCATGCCAATGGTCAAAACGATACCTGCAATACCGGGAAGCGTCAGGGTCGCCTGAAGTCCCGAGAGAACAGCCACGATCAGCACAATGTTGGTGGTCAAGGCGACAGAGGCCATGACCCCGAACAACCCATAGACAGCCATGATGAATATCACCCCCCCAACCAGACCGAGGATGGAAGCAATCTCACCCGCACGGATCGAATCCGCACCGAGCCCTGGGCCAATCGATCTTTCCTCGATCACGGTCAGTTCGGCGGGCAAGGCACCAGCCCTCAGAAGAAGCGCCAAATCCTGGACTTCCTGGGTACTGAAATCGCCGCTGATGACACCACGCCCCCCCGTGATCGGTTCACGGATGACCGGTGCGCTTATGACTTTCTCGTCAAGGACGATGGCAAAGGGGTTTCCGACATTCTCACGGGTCACATCGGCAAAACGCTGTGCTCCGACAGAATCGAACGAGAAGGAAACAACAGGCTGGCCTTCCTGGAACGTTGCCTGTGCATCCGTCAGGTTGTCGCCGCTCACCATCACGCGTCGGCGAATAACGTACTCAAAGGGCTCACCATCCGGCCCCAACTCTTCCGAGGGCAGCACCTGAGAACCAGCCGGAATACTGTCGGAATTAGCTGAAGCATCCGTATCGACCAGATGGAAGGTCAGCTTTGCCGTACGCCCGAGAATATCCTTGATCCGCTCTGGGTTATCCACACCCGGCAGTTGAACCAGAATGCGATCTTCACCTTGCTGCTGAATCGCCGGCTCACGCGTGCCGGTTTCGTCGATGCGACGACGAACGATCTCGATCGATTGCTGTACGATGTTGGTCTGTCTCTGAGCCCTGGCCTGGTCCGTCAGGGAAATGCGCGCCTCGCCATCTCCACTGATCGACAGATTTGCATTCCCGAGGTAGTCGGAAAGCACTTGCCTTGCCGCATCAGCCTGTTCGGGATCGGTCAGGTTGAATGTGACTTCATCGCCTCGTACGGCCAGGTCGGTATACCCGATACGATCACTTCTCAGTTCGGAGCGAACCGTATCCTGCAAGCCTTCCAGCTGCTCCTCGAAGACGGACTCGATATCGACCTCGAGCAAAAGGTGCGAGCCGCCCTGCAGGTCTAGCCCCAAATTGATCTGCTCATTGGGCACCCAGTCAGGCAGGCTATCCAATACCTGGCGTGAAAGGACATTTGGCAGGGCGAAGACGACACCCAGTATCAGCACGGCAACAACGAAAAAGAGCTGCCAGCGCGAAAAATGGACCATGGTTCAGGCGCTTTCGAGGACGGCTAACACGGTGAGGCTATACAGGCAGCGATCAGCCACCTACTGTTTTTCGTCGGATTTCGTCTCTTCTGCTTGCTCTTCAGTCTCTGCTTCAGAAGAGTCGTCTTGCGGTTCCGACTTGCGGCTCTGGGACTGTTTTCCGCGACCGCCCTTTTCCTTGGAGGAACTTCGGATGGGTGCACCCTTCTCAATCACCTCAGTAATGGTCTGACGCATGACCTGAACACGCGTTCCAGGGGCAATTTCAACCTCAACCTCGGAATCGCTGGTCACCTTGATGATCTGTCCGACAATGCCCCCTGAAGTGACAATCCTGTCACCGCGTTCCAGGGACTGGATCATCTCTCGATGCTGCTTCATCTTCTTCTGTTGCGGTCGAATCAAAAGAAAATAGAAGATGACGAAGATCAGGATGAACGGCAGGACGGACATCAGGAGATTTCCGCCATCGGCTGCGGCACCCTGTGCATAGGCCGGGGAAACGAACATGCTCACTCCTAAGAATTGGCTTCCAGGGCCGGAATCGAAATATCGAGGCCCACGCGAATGGGCGGACTATAGCCGTGAACACGCGAAATGCAATGATAGCCGGAAATTGCTGCCAACAAACAGATATCCGGCAGCAATCACCGTTGTAATGCTGACCATTTGCACGGGTTTTCTAAAGGCACCGTTCAGCCTCTGGCGGAAAAATGCTCCGGGGCAGACCAGTAACGTAGCAGGCGGGACAATGTATCCCCCGCAGAATTCAATTCATCTGCGCTCAAACCCGTCTCCTGCATGTCCGAAGCATGCTTCTCGAAAAGCTTGTCCAGATGCTTGAAGATCGCCATCCCCCTGTCACTGACACGAACATGGGTTGAGCGCCTGTCATGCGGGGAACGTTCCTGGACCAGATAACCGTTCTCGACCAGTTTCTTGACGTTGTAGGAAACGTTCGAGCCCAGATAATACCCACGTTGAGTGAGTTCTCCGACAGTCACTTCGCCTTCACCGATATTGAAGATAATCAAAGCCTGAACATTATTGAGATCTCGGATTCCTTCGCGCTCGATCTCAGCCTTGACCAGCTCGAGACACTGCCGGTGCAGCCGTTCAATCATGCGGATCATGTCAAGATACGCAGCTTTCACAGGGGGATCTCCTAGTTATTGATCAAACGTCCCTACCTAGGCGCTTGATGCGTTATCGTGCTGTCTAAGTTAATGGCAAATCCTGCAGTGAATCTCACGTTTCGTACAGAATTTAAAGCACAAATACTCCGCAGGACAATCTGTTTCGGGCTTT
Encoded here:
- the secD gene encoding protein translocase subunit SecD is translated as MVHFSRWQLFFVVAVLILGVVFALPNVLSRQVLDSLPDWVPNEQINLGLDLQGGSHLLLEVDIESVFEEQLEGLQDTVRSELRSDRIGYTDLAVRGDEVTFNLTDPEQADAARQVLSDYLGNANLSISGDGEARISLTDQARAQRQTNIVQQSIEIVRRRIDETGTREPAIQQQGEDRILVQLPGVDNPERIKDILGRTAKLTFHLVDTDASANSDSIPAGSQVLPSEELGPDGEPFEYVIRRRVMVSGDNLTDAQATFQEGQPVVSFSFDSVGAQRFADVTRENVGNPFAIVLDEKVISAPVIREPITGGRGVISGDFSTQEVQDLALLLRAGALPAELTVIEERSIGPGLGADSIRAGEIASILGLVGGVIFIMAVYGLFGVMASVALTTNIVLIVAVLSGLQATLTLPGIAGIVLTIGMAVDANVLIFERIREEVRNGRGPVSAIDTGYRQALSAIIDGNVTTLIAAVLLFVFGTGPIKGFAITLAIGLVTSMFTAIMVTRAIIVGWLRSRRPKQLPI
- the yajC gene encoding preprotein translocase subunit YajC yields the protein MFVSPAYAQGAAADGGNLLMSVLPFILIFVIFYFLLIRPQQKKMKQHREMIQSLERGDRIVTSGGIVGQIIKVTSDSEVEVEIAPGTRVQVMRQTITEVIEKGAPIRSSSKEKGGRGKQSQSRKSEPQDDSSEAETEEQAEETKSDEKQ
- the secF gene encoding protein translocase subunit SecF, producing the protein MALIRFFPENSRIKFLNARRVTLAVAALIMTGSIICFAAIGLNFGIDFRGGTLIEIETDGPADLPELRSRLGALDLGEVTLQEFGAPNDILINIQRQDGDAEAQQEAIERVKSEIDDVVVNYRRTEFVGPKVGAELREAGTLATLLALLGIAVYVWFRFEWQFAAAALLALVHDVIATIGFFTVTQIEFNLATLAAVLTIAGYSINDTVVIFDRVRESARKYKKLPISEVLNKALNDTLSRTLMTSLTTLLALFSLYFFGGEVIRGFTAGLIWGIVIGTFSSVGVAVPLLYYMGVKSEPVEKQEEEDRSKAQDGVPQV
- a CDS encoding MarR family winged helix-turn-helix transcriptional regulator, producing the protein MKAAYLDMIRMIERLHRQCLELVKAEIEREGIRDLNNVQALIIFNIGEGEVTVGELTQRGYYLGSNVSYNVKKLVENGYLVQERSPHDRRSTHVRVSDRGMAIFKHLDKLFEKHASDMQETGLSADELNSAGDTLSRLLRYWSAPEHFSARG